One part of the Arabidopsis thaliana chromosome 4, partial sequence genome encodes these proteins:
- a CDS encoding Bifunctional inhibitor/lipid-transfer protein/seed storage 2S albumin superfamily protein (Bifunctional inhibitor/lipid-transfer protein/seed storage 2S albumin superfamily protein; FUNCTIONS IN: lipid binding; INVOLVED IN: lipid transport; LOCATED IN: endomembrane system; EXPRESSED IN: 18 plant structures; EXPRESSED DURING: 9 growth stages; CONTAINS InterPro DOMAIN/s: Bifunctional inhibitor/plant lipid transfer protein/seed storage (InterPro:IPR016140), Plant lipid transfer protein/seed storage/trypsin-alpha amylase inhibitor (InterPro:IPR003612), Plant lipid transfer protein/hydrophobic protein, helical domain (InterPro:IPR013770); BEST Arabidopsis thaliana protein match is: Bifunctional inhibitor/lipid-transfer protein/seed storage 2S albumin superfamily protein (TAIR:AT3G22142.1); Has 987 Blast hits to 982 proteins in 145 species: Archae - 2; Bacteria - 64; Metazoa - 57; Fungi - 22; Plants - 807; Viruses - 10; Other Eukaryotes - 25 (source: NCBI BLink).): protein MALLHKQNISFVILLLLGLLAVSYACDCSDPPKPSPHPPPPPPTPYTPPPPTPYTPPPPTVKPPPPPVVTPPPPTPTPEAPCPPPPPTPYPPPPKPETCPIDALKLGACVDVLGGLIHIGLGKSYAKAKCCPLLDDLVGLDAAVCLCTTIRAKLLNIDLIIPIALEVLVDCGKTPPPRGFKCPTPLKRTPLLG, encoded by the exons ATGGCGCTTCTTCACAAGCAAAACATTTCCTTTGTGATACTCCTCCTCCTCGGTCTCCTTGCCGTCTCTTATGCTTGTGATTGTAGTGACCCTCCTAAACCATCACCACACCCT ccaccaccaccacccaCGCCGTATACTCCACCACCACCCACGCCGTATACTCCTCCACCACCCACGGTGaagccaccaccaccaccggtCGTTACCCCACCACCGCCAACACCAACCCCAGAGGCGCCATgtccgccaccaccaccaacaccaTATCCTCCTCCGCCTAAACCGGAAACTTGTCCAATCGACGCACTGAAACTAGGCGCATGTGTGGACGTGCTAGGCGGTTTGATTCACATCGGACTAGGGAAAAGCTACGCTAAGGCAAAGTGTTGCCCACTTCTTGACGACTTAGTGGGTCTTGACGCGGCGGTTTGTCTCTGCACCACCATTAGAGCGAAGCTTCTCAACATTGACCTCATTATCCCAATTGCTCTAGAGGTTCTTGTCGACTGTGGTAAGACTCCTCCACCTCGTGGCTTCAAGTGTCCTACTCCGCTAAAAAGGACTCCTCTCTTGGGTTGA
- a CDS encoding Bifunctional inhibitor/lipid-transfer protein/seed storage 2S albumin superfamily protein (Bifunctional inhibitor/lipid-transfer protein/seed storage 2S albumin superfamily protein; FUNCTIONS IN: lipid binding; INVOLVED IN: lipid transport; LOCATED IN: endomembrane system; EXPRESSED IN: 18 plant structures; EXPRESSED DURING: 9 growth stages; CONTAINS InterPro DOMAIN/s: Bifunctional inhibitor/plant lipid transfer protein/seed storage (InterPro:IPR016140), Plant lipid transfer protein/hydrophobic protein, helical domain (InterPro:IPR013770); BEST Arabidopsis thaliana protein match is: cell wall-plasma membrane linker protein (TAIR:AT3G22120.1); Has 1006 Blast hits to 1001 proteins in 148 species: Archae - 2; Bacteria - 66; Metazoa - 65; Fungi - 24; Plants - 812; Viruses - 10; Other Eukaryotes - 27 (source: NCBI BLink).) → MALLHKQNISFVILLLLGLLAVSYACDCSDPPKPSPHPVKPPKHPAKPPKPPTVKPPTHTPKPPTVKPPPPYIPCPPPPYTPKPPTVKPPPPPYVKPPPPPTVKPPPPPYVKPPPPPTVKPPPPPTPYTPPPPTPYTPPPPTVKPPPPPVVTPPPPTPTPEAPCPPPPPTPYPPPPKPETCPIDALKLGACVDVLGGLIHIGLGKSYAKAKCCPLLDDLVGLDAAVCLCTTIRAKLLNIDLIIPIALEVLVDCGKTPPPRGFKCPTPLKRTPLLG, encoded by the coding sequence ATGGCGCTTCTTCACAAGCAAAACATTTCCTTTGTGATACTCCTCCTCCTCGGTCTCCTTGCCGTCTCTTATGCTTGTGATTGTAGTGACCCTCCTAAACCATCACCACACCCTGTTAAACCGCCAAAACATCCCGCTAAACCACCTAAGCCCCCTACCGTTAAACCACCTACTCACACCCCAAAGCCTCCCACTGTGAAGCCTCCACCTCCATACATTCCATGCCCTCCTCCGCCCTATACTCCAAAACCTCCAACCGTGaagccaccaccacctcccTACGTGaagccaccaccacctcccACTGTGaagccaccaccacctccttaCGTGAAGCCACCACCACCCCCTACCGTGaagccaccaccaccacccaCGCCGTATACTCCACCACCACCCACGCCGTATACTCCTCCACCACCCACGGTGaagccaccaccaccaccggtCGTTACCCCACCACCGCCAACACCAACCCCAGAGGCGCCATgtccgccaccaccaccaacaccaTATCCTCCTCCGCCTAAACCGGAAACTTGTCCAATCGACGCACTGAAACTAGGCGCATGTGTGGACGTGCTAGGCGGTTTGATTCACATCGGACTAGGGAAAAGCTACGCTAAGGCAAAGTGTTGCCCACTTCTTGACGACTTAGTGGGTCTTGACGCGGCGGTTTGTCTCTGCACCACCATTAGAGCGAAGCTTCTCAACATTGACCTCATTATCCCAATTGCTCTAGAGGTTCTTGTCGACTGTGGTAAGACTCCTCCACCTCGTGGCTTCAAGTGTCCTACTCCGCTAAAAAGGACTCCTCTCTTGGGTTGA
- a CDS encoding N-terminal nucleophile aminohydrolases (Ntn hydrolases) superfamily protein (N-terminal nucleophile aminohydrolases (Ntn hydrolases) superfamily protein; FUNCTIONS IN: endopeptidase activity, threonine-type endopeptidase activity; INVOLVED IN: proteolysis involved in cellular protein catabolic process, ubiquitin-dependent protein catabolic process; LOCATED IN: proteasome core complex, proteasome core complex, alpha-subunit complex; CONTAINS InterPro DOMAIN/s: Proteasome, alpha-subunit, conserved site (InterPro:IPR000426), Proteasome, subunit alpha/beta (InterPro:IPR001353); BEST Arabidopsis thaliana protein match is: 20S proteasome alpha subunit C1 (TAIR:AT3G22110.1).), with amino-acid sequence MSRRYDSRTTIFSPEGRLYQVEYAMEAIGNAGSAIGILAKDGVVLVGEKKVTSKLLQTSSSMEKMYKIDDHVACAVAGIMSDANILINTARVQAQRWDRNHGFQLYMSDPSGNYGGWQAAAVGANNQAAQSILKQDYKDDATREEVVQLAIKVLSKTMDSTSLTAEKLELAELYLTPSKCVKYHVHSPDSLTKLLVKHGVTQPAAETS; translated from the exons ATGTCTCGGAGGTATGATAGTCGCACCACGATCTTCTCACCGGAAGGTCGTCTCTACCAGGTTGAATATGCTATGGAAGCTATTGGCAATGCTGGTTCTGCCATTGGAATCTTGGCAAAAGACGGAGTGGTGTTGGTTGGTGAGAAGAAAGTCACTTCTAAACTTCTTCAAACCTCTTCATCCATGGAGAAAATGTACAAGATCGATGACCATGTGGCTTGTGCAGTTGCTGGTATAATGTCTGATGCCAACATTCTGATTAACACTGCTCGAGTTCAAGCTCAGC GCTGGGACAGGAACCACGGGTTTCAGCTGTATATGAGTGACCCAAGTGGAAACTATGGTGGATGGCAAGCTGCAGCTGTTGGAGCAAATAATCAAGCGGCTCAGTCTATTCTTAAGCAAGACTATAAGGATGATGCAACGAGGGAAGAAGTGGTTCAGCTCGCTATCAAGGTTTTGAGCAAGACGATGGACAGCACGAGCTTGACAGCTGAAAAACTCGAGCTTGCTGAGTTGTATCTGACTCCTTCAAAATGTGTTAAGTACCATGTTCACTCGCCTGACTCGCTCACTAAGCTCTTGGTTAAGCATGGTGTGACTCAACCAGCCGCAGAAACTTCCTAA